The Nocardioides sp. S5 genome includes a window with the following:
- a CDS encoding sulfurtransferase has product MSRATALVTPDWLEPRLGDDGIVVIEVDEETNAYDVDHIAGAIALNWRTELQHPHSRDVIDRVGFEKLLSDKGVATDDTVVLYGGNNNWFAAYAYWYFKLYGHSDVKLLDGGRKTWELQGRPLVADEVTRPATHYVARDADQSLRAYRDDVVAALGTGTTIVDVRSPQEFSGEILAPAHMPQEQPQRRGRVPGALNVPWSQAANDDGTFKSDDELRTLYGSAGAPLDGTETIVYCRIGERSAHTWFVLHELLEQPAVRNYDGSWVEYGSLIGVPIEI; this is encoded by the coding sequence ATGAGCCGCGCTACCGCCCTGGTCACCCCCGACTGGCTCGAGCCGCGCCTCGGCGACGACGGCATCGTCGTCATCGAGGTCGACGAGGAGACCAACGCCTACGACGTCGACCACATCGCCGGCGCCATCGCGTTGAACTGGCGCACCGAACTGCAGCACCCGCACAGCCGCGACGTTATCGACCGGGTAGGCTTCGAGAAGCTCCTGAGCGACAAGGGTGTCGCCACCGACGACACCGTGGTCCTGTACGGCGGCAACAACAACTGGTTCGCCGCCTACGCGTACTGGTACTTCAAGCTCTACGGCCATTCCGACGTCAAGCTGCTCGACGGCGGCCGCAAGACCTGGGAGCTGCAGGGCCGACCCCTGGTCGCCGACGAGGTGACCCGACCGGCCACCCACTACGTCGCCCGCGACGCCGACCAGAGCCTGCGGGCCTACCGCGACGACGTGGTGGCGGCTCTCGGCACGGGTACCACCATCGTCGACGTGCGGTCCCCGCAGGAGTTCTCCGGTGAGATCCTCGCGCCGGCGCACATGCCCCAAGAGCAGCCACAGCGCCGAGGACGCGTCCCCGGCGCACTCAATGTCCCGTGGTCGCAGGCAGCCAACGACGACGGCACGTTCAAGTCCGACGACGAACTGCGGACCCTCTACGGCTCCGCCGGCGCCCCGCTGGACGGCACCGAGACGATCGTCTACTGCCGCATCGGCGAACGCAGCGCTCACACCTGGTTCGTCCTTCACGAGCTGCTCGAGCAGCCTGCGGTGCGCAACTACGACGGTTCCTGGGTCGAGTACGGCTCCCTCATCGGCGTACCGATCGAGATCTGA
- a CDS encoding MarR family transcriptional regulator, with protein MPEAACNPSRIEDLDPLALERQVCFALAVASRTVISVYRPVLEPLGLTHPQYLVMLALWGEQPLSVTDLSRLLDVDAGTLSRLLKRLEAADLIVRRRDPADERSLAVTLTSKGTSLRQQALKVPIEVVQRLGMSLDDLHAMHAQLTGVIAAAKLAAS; from the coding sequence ATGCCCGAAGCTGCATGCAATCCATCTCGCATTGAGGACCTCGACCCCCTGGCGCTGGAACGTCAGGTCTGCTTCGCGCTGGCAGTCGCCTCTCGAACCGTCATCTCGGTGTACCGACCGGTCCTTGAACCATTGGGGCTCACCCACCCGCAGTACCTGGTGATGCTGGCGCTGTGGGGTGAGCAACCGCTGTCGGTGACCGACTTGAGCCGCCTGCTCGATGTCGATGCCGGCACCCTGTCTCGTCTCCTCAAGCGCCTCGAGGCAGCAGACCTCATCGTCCGCCGGCGCGACCCCGCAGACGAGCGGTCGCTGGCCGTCACGCTGACCTCGAAGGGGACGTCGCTGCGGCAACAAGCGCTCAAGGTGCCCATCGAGGTCGTCCAACGTCTCGGCATGAGCCTCGATGACCTCCACGCCATGCATGCCCAGCTCACTGGCGTGATCGCAGCAGCGAAACTCGCCGCGTCCTAG
- a CDS encoding cyclase family protein, translating into MEELISLLGHRVRLVDLTHRLGPSPSEPVPPWLEAQTHEEGAEVWEGMFGIPRGALPGGRGFAGEMLHRLSTHAGTHVDAPWHYAPTAGGAPAATIDRVPLSWCVGDLVVVDVSDLPTGHLIGRDEVVERLAGIAPDLQAGAVVAFYTGAERLWGDEKFWETGCGLGREAVLALLERGVRTIGTDAWSLDRPYPLIGAEWQQRRDPAALWPAHFAGIEQPYLQIEKLANLTAVPAIGATILAFPIKVECGSGAWTRAVALVAEPGER; encoded by the coding sequence GTGGAAGAGCTGATTTCTCTGTTGGGCCACCGTGTTCGCCTCGTCGACCTGACACACCGTCTCGGACCGTCGCCGAGCGAGCCGGTACCCCCGTGGCTGGAGGCACAGACGCATGAGGAAGGCGCCGAGGTGTGGGAGGGCATGTTCGGCATCCCACGTGGGGCTCTGCCAGGCGGACGGGGTTTCGCCGGTGAGATGCTGCACCGGCTGTCCACGCACGCGGGTACCCATGTGGACGCGCCGTGGCACTACGCGCCGACAGCAGGCGGTGCACCTGCCGCCACCATCGACCGTGTGCCGCTCTCGTGGTGCGTCGGTGACCTGGTGGTGGTGGACGTGTCGGACCTGCCCACCGGGCACCTGATCGGCCGAGACGAAGTGGTCGAGCGCCTTGCGGGCATCGCACCCGATCTGCAGGCGGGCGCTGTGGTGGCGTTCTACACGGGCGCGGAGCGGCTCTGGGGTGATGAGAAGTTCTGGGAGACCGGGTGTGGTCTGGGACGTGAAGCGGTGCTGGCGCTGCTCGAGCGTGGCGTGCGGACCATCGGTACCGACGCCTGGAGCTTGGACCGGCCATATCCGCTGATCGGCGCGGAGTGGCAGCAGCGGCGCGATCCGGCGGCGCTGTGGCCCGCGCACTTCGCTGGCATCGAGCAGCCTTATCTGCAGATCGAGAAGCTGGCCAACCTCACGGCGGTGCCTGCGATCGGGGCCACCATCCTCGCGTTCCCGATCAAGGTTGAGTGCGGCAGCGGAGCGTGGACGCGAGCCGTAGCTCTAGTCGCAGAGCCAGGCGAGCGCTGA
- a CDS encoding LysR family transcriptional regulator, translating into MTLTRVPDLDTLSLLLEIAASGSLSKAGASRGLSQPAVSARVRGLERLVGFAVLTRSARGSNLTPNGALLAEWARGVLAAADVLEAGIASLRSDRIARLRVAASLTVAEHLLPSWLVVLAATHPDTAVSLTAGNSDTTAAAVLAGDADLGFIEGPDLPSGLSAQVVATDRLVVVVAPAHPWAHRRRSVEAEELAATRLVHREAGSGTRTALDRALTPFGTPTQPLLEVSTSSGVRSAVIAGAGPAVLSDLAVHDDVAAGRLVQVPVHGVDLDRSLRAVWLTGQRPVGPAEDLLRLAVPERPRARRLPRSRARVR; encoded by the coding sequence ATGACTCTCACCCGGGTGCCCGACCTCGACACCCTGTCGCTGCTCCTCGAGATCGCTGCCAGCGGCAGCCTGAGCAAGGCCGGTGCCTCCCGCGGGCTAAGCCAGCCTGCCGTGAGCGCACGGGTGCGCGGACTCGAACGGCTGGTCGGGTTCGCGGTCCTCACTCGCTCGGCCCGTGGCTCGAACCTCACCCCCAACGGTGCACTGCTGGCCGAGTGGGCACGTGGGGTCCTCGCTGCTGCGGACGTCCTCGAGGCGGGCATCGCGTCCCTGCGCAGCGACCGCATCGCGCGGCTGCGGGTCGCGGCGAGCTTGACCGTGGCCGAGCATCTACTGCCGAGCTGGCTCGTCGTGCTGGCCGCCACGCATCCGGACACCGCCGTCAGCCTGACCGCAGGCAACAGCGACACCACGGCGGCCGCGGTTCTCGCGGGCGACGCCGACCTCGGCTTCATCGAGGGCCCCGACCTTCCCTCCGGCCTGTCTGCTCAGGTCGTGGCGACCGACCGGCTCGTGGTCGTCGTCGCGCCCGCTCACCCGTGGGCCCACCGCCGTAGATCGGTAGAGGCTGAGGAGCTGGCCGCAACGCGGCTGGTGCACCGCGAAGCCGGGTCGGGGACCCGCACCGCGCTGGACCGAGCCCTGACCCCGTTCGGCACCCCCACCCAACCCCTGCTCGAGGTGTCGACCAGCAGCGGCGTCCGCTCCGCAGTCATCGCCGGAGCCGGCCCGGCCGTGCTCTCCGACCTGGCAGTGCACGACGACGTCGCAGCCGGCCGCCTAGTCCAGGTCCCCGTTCACGGAGTCGACCTCGACCGCTCGCTACGTGCCGTCTGGCTCACCGGCCAGCGACCGGTCGGCCCGGCAGAGGACCTGCTTCGGCTTGCAGTCCCCGAGAGGCCACGAGCCCGGCGTCTACCCCGGAGCAGAGCGCGAGTTCGTTGA
- a CDS encoding putative sulfate exporter family transporter — protein MPVTTPHEAPVHRHRTGSRCRPSCPPTPEPGHRSPVPGLLAVATATGVAFGVHALVPAVNPSTVAVVIGAIAVNIGLHHPSLHVGTHVASHRFLRLAVVLLGLQLGLQQLLDLGPRGALVVVTTVTVTFTGTRLLGRLLGVPPARSLLVATGFSICGASAVAAMEEVAGGDEDDTAVAIALVTLCGSLAIVLLPLLREPLGLDPAAFGSWVGASVHDVGQTVATADRVPGALTTAVVVKLSRVVLLAPLVAGTAVALRRRTPAAATGRRPPLLPLFVAGFLAAIAVASTGLLPDPVLHGAKVLQEVLLAAALVGLGTGIHLPVLRRTGGRALVLGLMSWVLVAGVAYAGVQLTGA, from the coding sequence ATGCCTGTGACCACGCCCCACGAAGCCCCTGTCCACCGACACCGCACCGGCAGCCGCTGCCGCCCGTCCTGCCCGCCCACTCCCGAGCCCGGGCACCGCAGTCCGGTACCTGGGTTGCTCGCCGTCGCAACCGCCACCGGCGTCGCGTTCGGCGTGCATGCCTTGGTCCCAGCGGTGAACCCCTCCACCGTTGCTGTGGTCATCGGCGCGATCGCGGTCAACATCGGGCTGCACCACCCCTCCCTGCACGTCGGCACCCACGTCGCCTCACACCGGTTCCTGCGCCTGGCCGTCGTGCTGCTTGGCCTGCAGCTGGGGCTGCAACAGCTGCTCGACCTGGGGCCGCGCGGTGCCCTCGTCGTGGTCACCACCGTCACGGTCACGTTCACCGGAACGCGCCTGCTTGGGCGGCTGCTGGGTGTGCCGCCGGCCCGGTCCCTGCTCGTCGCCACCGGCTTCTCGATCTGCGGCGCCTCGGCCGTCGCCGCGATGGAGGAGGTCGCCGGCGGGGACGAGGACGACACGGCGGTCGCAATCGCGCTCGTCACGTTGTGCGGGAGCCTGGCCATCGTGCTGCTCCCGCTGCTTCGTGAGCCCCTCGGGCTCGACCCTGCTGCGTTCGGCAGCTGGGTCGGCGCAAGCGTGCACGACGTGGGCCAGACCGTGGCGACAGCCGACCGCGTACCGGGAGCCCTGACGACCGCGGTCGTCGTCAAGCTCAGCCGCGTCGTGCTCCTCGCCCCGCTGGTCGCCGGGACCGCCGTTGCGCTGCGGCGTCGCACCCCCGCGGCGGCGACGGGGCGCCGCCCACCGCTGCTTCCCCTGTTCGTCGCCGGCTTCCTGGCAGCGATCGCCGTCGCGAGCACCGGGCTCCTGCCCGATCCGGTCCTGCACGGCGCGAAGGTCCTCCAGGAGGTCTTGCTCGCCGCAGCCCTGGTCGGTCTGGGCACCGGGATCCACCTCCCGGTGCTGCGGCGCACCGGAGGCCGCGCGCTGGTGCTCGGCCTCATGTCATGGGTCCTCGTCGCGGGGGTCGCCTACGCCGGCGTACAGCTCACCGGCGCATGA